Proteins encoded together in one Acholeplasma hippikon window:
- the udk gene encoding uridine kinase, which translates to MRRQMDKPYLIIVAGGSASGKSTVVQSIIKNAGLDDVLDINQDDYYNDQSHMTMEERIKVNYDHPNALDNQLLFQHIKDLLAGKSISKPTYDYKNYTRAKEVEIVHSKPVIIVEGILALTDKKLRDLADLKIFVESDNDIRFIRRLKRDMVSRGRSLESVIEQYLSTVKPMHYQFVKPTKRYADIIIPNDDGHSVAVELIVGMLKQFMEKKNK; encoded by the coding sequence GTGAGGCGCCAAATGGATAAACCATATTTAATTATTGTAGCAGGTGGATCTGCATCTGGAAAATCTACAGTTGTTCAATCAATTATTAAAAACGCAGGACTAGATGATGTTTTAGATATCAACCAAGATGATTACTATAATGATCAGTCACATATGACAATGGAAGAAAGAATTAAAGTTAACTATGATCATCCAAACGCGCTAGATAATCAATTGCTTTTCCAACATATTAAAGATTTACTAGCCGGTAAAAGTATTTCTAAACCGACATATGACTATAAGAATTATACACGTGCAAAAGAAGTAGAAATTGTACATTCTAAACCTGTTATTATTGTTGAAGGTATCTTAGCATTAACAGATAAAAAATTACGTGATTTAGCAGATTTAAAAATCTTTGTTGAATCAGACAATGACATTAGATTCATTCGTCGTTTAAAACGTGATATGGTATCTCGTGGACGCAGCTTAGAATCTGTGATTGAACAATACTTATCAACAGTTAAACCAATGCATTATCAATTTGTAAAACCAACAAAACGCTACGCAGATATTATTATTCCAAATGATGATGGTCATAGTGTAGCTGTTGAATTAATTGTTGGTATGTTAAAACAATTTATGGAGAAAAAAAATAAATGA
- a CDS encoding 5'-methylthioadenosine/S-adenosylhomocysteine nucleosidase family protein, whose product MTLIICAMMDEASALVKNLNLVEKTPFEIYKGRIQNHEVLVMISGVGKTNASMATAYALTKFNIDLIINPGIAGGAHVKKHATYLVSEASYHDFDLTVFNYEIGQVPKYPAKFKVLELLKNKFSNFTFVPLFTGDKFSTTLINNNPYVADMEGAAIFQVAYKFNKNVISLKIVSDVIGSNNQIDDYVKLESSFDEILSEEVRKILEVL is encoded by the coding sequence ATGACATTAATTATATGCGCAATGATGGACGAAGCAAGTGCTTTAGTTAAAAATTTAAATTTAGTAGAAAAAACACCTTTTGAAATTTACAAAGGAAGAATTCAAAATCACGAAGTTTTAGTTATGATTTCAGGTGTTGGTAAAACCAATGCAAGTATGGCAACAGCTTATGCACTCACTAAATTTAATATTGATTTAATCATTAATCCAGGGATTGCTGGAGGTGCGCATGTTAAAAAACACGCTACTTATTTAGTCAGTGAAGCAAGTTATCATGATTTTGATTTAACTGTGTTCAATTATGAGATAGGTCAAGTTCCTAAATATCCAGCAAAATTTAAAGTTCTCGAACTACTAAAGAATAAGTTCTCTAACTTTACATTTGTTCCGCTTTTCACGGGCGATAAATTTTCAACAACTTTAATAAATAATAACCCATATGTAGCGGATATGGAAGGTGCAGCAATTTTCCAAGTTGCGTATAAATTTAATAAAAATGTGATTTCTCTTAAAATTGTTAGTGATGTAATTGGTTCAAATAATCAAATTGATGATTACGTGAAATTAGAAAGTTCATTTGATGAAATATTGAGTGAGGAAGTTAGAAAAATATTGGAGGTATTATAA
- a CDS encoding DJ-1/PfpI family protein, producing MKGLFIFSDGMEDNEALSTRALLVRAGFEIDSATINHNLIVETSYKQKVICDLHMDEVDFKNYDFLLIPGGPYVNHIIDDEKVIKNAILAFNEAEKVIGAICAAPRFLGRLGLLEGKEFTAYPGSEKEVKNSLYFVDKKSIICGNIVTARSAGTVIDFVYNLIVRLKNEAAANELLDRILYR from the coding sequence ATGAAAGGTTTATTTATCTTTTCCGATGGCATGGAGGATAACGAAGCGTTATCTACACGTGCACTACTTGTTAGAGCAGGATTTGAGATTGATTCTGCGACAATTAACCACAATTTAATTGTTGAAACCTCATACAAACAAAAGGTTATTTGTGATCTTCACATGGATGAAGTAGACTTTAAAAATTACGATTTTTTACTCATTCCAGGTGGACCCTATGTAAACCACATCATTGATGACGAAAAAGTGATTAAAAACGCAATTTTAGCGTTTAATGAGGCCGAAAAAGTGATTGGAGCGATTTGTGCAGCCCCACGTTTTTTAGGTCGCTTAGGACTCTTAGAAGGAAAAGAATTTACGGCTTACCCAGGATCAGAAAAAGAAGTAAAAAATTCTTTATATTTTGTTGACAAAAAGTCTATAATTTGTGGTAATATAGTAACGGCACGAAGTGCTGGCACAGTAATTGATTTTGTGTATAATCTCATTGTAAGGCTTAAAAATGAAGCTGCAGCAAATGAGCTATTGGACAGAATTTTATATCGATAA
- a CDS encoding Ppx/GppA phosphatase family protein, with translation MNYGVIDLGSNSVRLVIYKQTQDRLKIIYNRRESVGLIAYINKDNELTIEGKELLLKTLRKLSVESTNFKLNYFYVLGTEALRQAKNKNEVLSFLKNNLGLEITILSEKEEAFYGAYAILNEFNTKQGFIADLGGGSTEVSFIYEGKIDYYFTLKLGSLSAYLKFIKHIIPNEAEIMMLKNHIRLSLKEIKKQNKEINLLYGVGGSFKALKKLIIEYFDESIDAFSLNDVKTLLSRILYDYEKEYLNLVRIIPERVHTMIPSLVIIIEICEYLGVNLISVGIQGLREGFILHKIKN, from the coding sequence ATGAACTATGGCGTCATTGACCTTGGTTCAAACTCAGTAAGATTAGTCATTTATAAACAAACTCAAGATCGATTAAAAATTATCTATAACAGAAGAGAGTCAGTTGGTTTAATTGCGTACATAAATAAGGATAATGAACTCACCATTGAAGGAAAAGAGTTGTTGTTAAAAACGCTAAGAAAATTGAGTGTTGAATCAACTAATTTTAAATTAAACTATTTTTATGTTTTAGGAACTGAAGCGTTAAGACAAGCTAAAAATAAAAATGAAGTATTAAGTTTTTTAAAAAATAATTTAGGGTTAGAAATAACTATCTTAAGTGAAAAAGAAGAAGCATTTTATGGAGCATATGCAATCTTAAATGAGTTTAACACCAAACAAGGATTCATTGCTGATTTAGGTGGAGGTTCCACAGAAGTTAGTTTTATTTATGAAGGTAAAATAGATTATTACTTTACTTTAAAGTTAGGTTCTTTAAGTGCATATTTAAAGTTTATTAAACATATTATTCCAAATGAAGCAGAAATAATGATGTTAAAAAATCATATTCGCTTATCATTAAAAGAAATTAAGAAACAAAATAAAGAAATTAATTTATTATATGGTGTAGGTGGAAGCTTTAAAGCGCTTAAAAAACTCATTATAGAGTATTTTGATGAATCTATTGATGCATTTAGCCTAAACGATGTTAAAACCCTTTTAAGCCGAATTTTATACGATTATGAGAAAGAGTATTTGAACTTAGTTAGAATCATTCCAGAACGTGTTCATACGATGATTCCATCACTGGTTATCATAATTGAAATTTGTGAATATTTAGGGGTTAACTTAATTAGTGTTGGAATACAAGGATTAAGAGAAGGATTTATTTTACATAAAATAAAAAATTAG